A portion of the Streptomyces sp. NBC_01335 genome contains these proteins:
- a CDS encoding aldo/keto reductase, protein MTSSLRKLGTSGIEVFPLALGGNVFGWTADEAQSFAVLDAYTAAGGNFVDTADAYSAWVPGNQGGESETLIGKWLKARGNRADVVVATKVGAHPEYRGLATGTVKSAVEESLRRLDTDYIDLYYTHYDDESVPVEEIVTTLDQLVKEGKVREIGASNISPERLRASLAFSEREGLARYVALQPHYNLVSRDTYEGPAQDLAAETGLGAVPYFALASGFLTGKYRPGTRVESARAEKAGAHLESERGQKVLSALDAVAEAHGAEIATVALAWLASRPTVVAPIASARTPGQLPALLAVADLTLTDEDLDRLTEASA, encoded by the coding sequence ATGACTTCTTCTCTCCGCAAGCTCGGAACGTCCGGCATCGAGGTCTTCCCCCTCGCCCTCGGCGGCAACGTCTTCGGCTGGACCGCCGACGAGGCCCAGTCCTTCGCGGTCCTCGACGCCTACACCGCGGCCGGCGGCAACTTCGTCGACACCGCCGACGCGTACTCGGCCTGGGTCCCCGGCAATCAGGGCGGCGAGTCCGAGACGCTGATCGGCAAGTGGCTCAAGGCCCGCGGCAACCGCGCCGACGTCGTCGTCGCCACCAAGGTCGGTGCCCACCCCGAGTACCGGGGGCTCGCCACCGGCACGGTCAAGAGCGCGGTGGAGGAGTCCCTGCGGCGGCTCGACACCGACTACATCGACCTCTACTACACGCACTACGACGACGAGAGCGTCCCGGTGGAGGAGATCGTCACCACCCTCGACCAGCTGGTGAAGGAGGGCAAGGTCCGCGAGATCGGCGCCTCCAACATCAGCCCCGAGCGCCTGCGCGCCTCGCTCGCGTTCTCCGAGCGCGAGGGACTGGCCCGCTACGTCGCCCTCCAGCCGCACTACAACCTGGTCTCCCGCGACACCTACGAGGGCCCCGCGCAGGACCTCGCCGCCGAGACCGGTCTCGGCGCGGTCCCGTACTTCGCGCTGGCATCCGGCTTCCTCACCGGCAAGTACCGGCCCGGTACGCGGGTGGAGAGCGCCCGCGCCGAGAAGGCCGGAGCGCACCTGGAATCCGAGCGGGGGCAGAAGGTGCTGAGCGCGCTCGACGCCGTCGCCGAGGCGCACGGGGCCGAGATCGCCACGGTCGCGCTGGCCTGGCTCGCGTCCCGCCCCACGGTCGTGGCGCCGATCGCCTCGGCCCGTACGCCCGGACAGCTCCCCGCACTGCTCGCGGTCGCCGACCTCACGCTGACCGACGAGGACCTGGACCGGCTCACCGAAGCCTCCGCCTGA
- a CDS encoding M23 family metallopeptidase: MASNQPAPEAPSPFATLDGFGSPGDSDKAWEEWNPTEDSLRPVRGRHRVAKQRGLARSSTVLGVGVIAAVGAGGMATAQSKPPVSISLPDSLADNLPDAKSVPGLGALITAVESDNTPEPVAAAAPFTTAGLTTAETEQGATDAGEALRARILQQAEQQQSAADADAKAAEEAAAATKAATEAKKQQDEAEAKAAAEKKAAEEAAAKKAEAERLAKLAASYSLPTSSYTITSTFGEAGTMWASGQHTGLDFAAPTGTPVKAVHGGTVKSAGWSGSYGYRTVLELDDGTEIWYCHQSSMDVVVGQQVSTGDTIGRVGATGNVTGPHLHLEVHTPDGTGIDPMTWLTDKGLTI; this comes from the coding sequence GTGGCGTCCAACCAGCCTGCCCCCGAAGCCCCGTCACCTTTTGCCACCCTCGACGGTTTCGGGTCCCCCGGCGACTCCGACAAGGCGTGGGAGGAATGGAACCCCACCGAGGATTCCCTCCGCCCCGTACGCGGCCGGCACCGCGTGGCCAAGCAGCGCGGTCTCGCGCGTAGTTCCACCGTCCTCGGGGTCGGCGTCATCGCGGCCGTCGGTGCGGGCGGCATGGCCACCGCGCAGAGCAAGCCGCCGGTCTCCATCTCTCTTCCCGATTCGCTCGCGGACAACCTTCCCGACGCCAAGTCCGTTCCCGGGCTGGGCGCACTGATCACCGCGGTCGAGTCCGACAACACCCCCGAGCCGGTGGCGGCGGCCGCGCCGTTCACCACGGCCGGGCTCACCACGGCCGAGACCGAGCAGGGTGCCACCGACGCGGGCGAGGCCCTGCGCGCCCGCATCCTCCAGCAGGCCGAGCAGCAGCAGTCCGCCGCCGACGCGGACGCGAAGGCGGCCGAGGAGGCGGCGGCCGCCACCAAGGCCGCCACCGAGGCGAAGAAGCAGCAGGACGAGGCGGAGGCGAAGGCCGCCGCGGAGAAGAAGGCGGCCGAGGAGGCCGCGGCGAAGAAGGCCGAGGCCGAGCGGCTCGCCAAGCTCGCCGCCAGTTACTCGCTCCCCACCTCCTCGTACACGATCACCTCCACCTTCGGCGAGGCCGGCACGATGTGGGCCTCCGGGCAGCACACCGGGCTGGACTTCGCCGCGCCGACCGGCACTCCGGTCAAGGCCGTGCACGGCGGTACGGTCAAGTCCGCGGGCTGGTCGGGCTCGTACGGCTACCGCACGGTTCTGGAGCTCGACGACGGTACGGAGATCTGGTACTGCCACCAGTCCTCCATGGACGTGGTCGTCGGCCAGCAGGTCAGCACGGGCGACACCATCGGCCGCGTCGGAGCCACCGGCAACGTCACCGGCCCGCACCTCCACCTCGAAGTCCACACCCCGGACGGCACCGGCATCGACCCGATGACCTGGCTGACCGACAAGGGCCTCACGATCTGA